From a single Bemisia tabaci chromosome 10, PGI_BMITA_v3 genomic region:
- the Cdc50 gene encoding cell cycle control protein 50A: protein MDQPSTSARVPDTPGRSKRPFANKFKQQRLPAWQPILTASSVLPTFFAIGVVFIPIGVGLLHLSQSVQEKVIDYTYCTDIVSGKKCSDIVTNSSGATCQCKVPFTLDDLFRTNVYIYYGLSNYYQNHRRYVKSRDDFQLLGKLSSEPSSDCEPYAYTKDGKKPIAPCGAIANSLFNDELSLFSKTLNASVPLLRTGIAWPSDKEYKFKNPPGDLKTAFSQFAKPKDWKKNVWELDPLIPENNGLQNEDFIVWMRTAALPTFRKLYRRVDHSAKDFNGGLPQGDYELIVKYSYQVTSFKGTKSLIISNTSMLGGKNPFLGIAYITVGCICIFLGVVFLFIHIKFGKKSADVINISPSTSY from the exons CCAACAAGTTCAAACAACAAAGACTACCTGCATGGCAGCCAATTCTCACAGCAAGCTCAGTTTTGCCAACTTTCTTTGCAATCGGAGTAGTTTTCATTCCCATTGGCGTTGGACTACTTCATCTATCTCAATCG GTTCAAGAGAAGGTTATTGATTACACCTATTGCACTGATATTGTAAGTGGGAAGAAATGTTCAGACATTGTTACTAACTCCTCTGGTGCTACCTGCCAATGCAAGGTTCCGTTTACACTTGATGATCTCTTCAGA ACGAATGTATACATTTACTACGGACTCTCGAACTACTATCAAAATCATCGTCGCTACGTGAAATCGCGAGATGATTTCCAACTTCTGGGGAAACTCAGCTCAGAGCCCTCATCTGACTGCGAACCTTATGCTTATACGAAGGACGGTAAAAAACCAATTGCACCGTGTGGCGCTATTGCCAATTCCTTATTCAATG ATGAGTTGAGTTTGTTTTCAAAGACATTAAATGCTTCTGTTCCATTACTGCGGACAGGAATAGCCTGGCCATCCGACAAAGAGTACAAGTTTAAAAATCCCCCCGGCGACTTGAAAACAG CTTTCAGCCAATTTGCAAAGCCTAAGGATTGGAAAAAGAATGTTTGGGAACTGGATCCTCTAATCCCAGAAAATAATGGTCTTCAGAATGAGGATTTCATAGTTTGGATGAGAACAGCAGCGCTACCAACATTCCGCAAGTTGTACAGACGGGTTGATCACTCTGCAAAAGATTTTAATGGTGGTTTGCCCCAAGGTGACTACGAATTGATAGTCAAATATT CCTACCAAGTCACTTCTTTCAAAGGAACGAAAAGCCTGATCATATCCAACACGTCAATGCTGGGAGGAAAGAATCCATTCTTGGGGATTGCGTACATCACCGTTGGATGTATCTGCATCTTTCTGGGAGTGGTTTTCTTGTTCATTCACATCAAGTTCGGCAAAAA AAGTGCCGATGTCATCAACATCAGCCCATCAACTTCATATTGA